The genomic DNA GGCGCGATGAACAAAGCCGAGATCTTCCACTATGCGGGCCATTCGGCTACGGACGCCATCGATCCCCTGCGCTCCTCCATTCTCCTGGACGGCAATCGGTCAGGACCAAACAGCGTGACGGCTGTCGATATTTCCCGACAGCGGCTGCCCGGCAATGCGGTCGTCATCCTGTCGTCCTGTGATTCATCCGTAGGCAACTCGAGGGACGGCATCGGCGTACGCGGCCTGACTTCGGCTTTTCTGATCGGCGGCGCCGGATCGGTCGTCGGTTCGTTGTGGCCTGTCGAAGGATCGAGTACCGCCGATCTCATGATCCAATTCCATCGCGCGTTCGCACTTGACCACATGCCGGTCGCCCAGGCGTTGCGCACGGCGCAACTGAGTTTCCTGCAATCCACGCCGGAACGCGCCCATCCGTATTACTGGTCCGGTTTCGTCGTGACGGGTAACTTCAGCGCCCTGCGCTAACAGCCCTTATGCTAGGATGCGCAAGCGAATGAAGGCAGACGGCATCTGGGGCAACATTTTCAACTGGGGGACACGCAAGGAGTCGCTCGCGGAAACCCTTCAAAACGTCCCGCTGTTTCACGATCTGACACCAAAAGAACTGAGGATTCTCGATCGAGTCGTGCATGTTCGAATGTATGAGGCCGGTGAGCCCGTTTTTGTGGAAACCGAGCCCGGCGCCGGGATGTATGTGATCCGTTCGGGCCGGATCGATATCGTGCTCCAGCATCGAAGTGAAAACCGGCTCATTCTGGCGGAACTCGGGACCGGCGATTTTTTCGGGGAAATGGCGCTGCTCGGGGATACGTCGAGGTCCGCGACTGCCGTTGCGCGTGAGCGCTCGGAATTGATCGGATTCTTTCATCCGGATCTCATCGAAATCATCAATCTGCATCCTGGCATGGGCGCCAAGATCAGCTTAGGGCTGGCACAAACCCTCGCCGAGCGTTTGCGCTACACCAATGCCCAGCTGCGCGATATCTGGCAAATCCGGGGACCCAATGAAGAATCTGTTCGGTGAAGGGCCTGTCCGTCTGCTCGCTTTCGCAGGACTGATCGTCGCCCTCGTCCTGGCTTTCTTCGCTGTCAAGGTCCTGCTGGTGCCGTTCGTGGCTGCTTTGTTTGCCGCCTACCTGTTCGATCCGATCATTGTGATTCTGCAGCGCCGCGGAATGGATCGGGGAAAAGCCTTTCTCCTGCTGCTCGGCATTACATTCGCGGGTGTCATTACGCTGCTTGCGCTGATGCCGCAATGGCTGCGGCTGGAAGCCGTCAACAGCTCCAGCACGACCTTTGCGAACCGGCTCTCCCAGCAACTCGGTGAAGTGGAGAACAAAGTCGACAGCAAGCTGCCGATGTTGCAATCGGTTCACATCGGCGACCAGGTCACCGCAAAAGCGACAGCGGTGGGAAGCCGCTTGTTCGAACAGTTGCCCGGGCTCGTCACAAGTTTTCTCCTCAACCTCATCCTGGTGCCGTTTATCGCGTATTTCATGGTCCGGGATGGAAAGACCCTCAAGCGGCATGTCGTCGAGCTGGTGCCCAACCGCTATTTTGAAATGTCGCTGATCATGTTCAACCGCATCGATGAACAGATCGGCGGCTACCTGCGCGGACGCCTGATCGAATGCATTCTCGTCGGAGTAACGCAGGCCCTCTGCATGGGTATTGCGAGTGTCTTTGTGGACCAGCGCTACATCCTGCTGATTTCCGCCGTGTGCGGAATCACGAACATGATTCCTTACCTCGGTCCGGTCATGGGAACCGTTTTCGGCGCGTTTCTTTACCTGGGAACCGGCTTGCCCCTGAACAGCATTTACGGGCTGGTTGCGGCCGCGGCCGGCGCGCACGTCATGGACAACATCTTCATCGCGCCGGCTGTGCTCTCGCACAATGTCGACCTGCATCCGTTGACGGTCGCACTGGTCCTGGTGATCGGCGGCGAATTGCTCGGAACCCTGGGTCTGCTCATTGCGATTCCGGTCGCATCGACCATCAAGGTGATTGGCCAGGAGTTTTATGCGAATTACCAGTTGCAGGTTCGGACGTAAGGGAAAAAACTTATTGGCAGTTGCAACATTGGAGGTTTCTGAATTTCTTTATATGAAGAAATGCAGAAACGTCGGATGATACAACTTCCAATAAGTCTTTACCTTTCCCACAACTGCGTACTCATGTACCGTTCACCGATATCATTCAGCAGCGTAACAATGACGCCTTTCCGAATCCGCCGGGCGGTCTCATAGACGCCGTGGAGATATGCCCCTGACGACTGGCCTGCAAAAAACCCGTGGCGTGCAAGCAATGCGCACATCTTTGCGGCATCGGTGCTGGACACCTTGACCTTTTCGTCGATGACGGACTTGTCGAGAATCTTCGGAATGATGTCGCCGGGATTTTCCAGCGGTTTCAGGCCTTCGATACCGGGGAAATCTTCAGGGACGATCTGGACAATTTCAACGCCGGGCAAATCTTTCTTCAGGCGCCGGCCGACTCCGGTAATGGTTCCGCCTGTGCCGATGCCGGCGACGAAGTGCGTCAGCTGTCCGCCGGTTTGCGCGAGGATTTCCGGCGCGGTTGTCTCGAAGTGCGACATCCAGTTGTTGTCGTTGGCGTATTGATCGCAGTGAAAGTATTTGCCGGGTTCGTGTTCGGCAATGCGATGTCCTTCACGGAGCGCTTCATCATAGCCTTCCAGCGGATCGGTCTGAATCAGCTTCGCGCCGTGCGCCTGAATTCTCAGTTTTCGTTCCTTACTTGCGTTTCCAGGCACCACGATCGTGATAGGAAGATTCATCATGGCGCCGAGCATGGCGTACGCTATTCCCGCGTTGCCGGAGCTGGAATCCAGCACCACCTGTCCTTTGCCGACCTTTCCTTCGATTAACGCTTCGAGCAGCATCCGGCGGACGGGCCGGTCCTTGAGACTTCCTCCCGGATTTGCGTACTCCGCTTTCGCATAGATGCGGACCTCGGGCAGTTCTTCTTTGAAACACAGGATCTCGACCATCCTGGTGTTTCCGATCAAGTTGAGCGCCGGATAACGCTCGTGAAACCCGGCATAACGTTGTTCGATCGGTATCATTGCAAATGGATTCATAAGGATCAGTTGTACCACAACCGTTATATGCTGATTTGCGGTCATTGGGGATCATGCGCATTCTTGCGGTTCTGGGCAGCATCAGCATCATCGTTATCATTCTGTGGGACGCTTTCGAGGTCATCATCCTGCCCCGGCGCGTCACTCGAAAGTTCCGCTTGGCCCGATTCTTTTATCGCGGCACGTGGGTGCCGTGGAAATGGTGGGCGGAGCGGATGACGAAGCGGCCGCGGCGGGAGGTTTTCCTCAGTTTCTATGGTCCGGTTTCCCTGGTCTTTCTTCTGATCGTGTGGGCGTCAGGCCTCATCCTGGGCTTTGCTCTTCTGCATCGATCCCTCGATACGCCGATGAAAATCGAAGATGGCAGCCGCGGCTTTCTCACGGATCTCTATTTCAGTGGATCGACATTTTTTACTCTCGGCGTTGGGGATGTGCTGGTTAAGGGTTGGACGGGCCGTGCGCTGACCATCCTGCAGGCCGGCCTTGGACTCGGATTTCTGGCGATCGTGATCGGTTACCTGCCTGTCCTGTATCAGGCGTTCTCGCGACGGGAATTGAACATCTCGCTGCTGGATGCGCGCGCCGGATCGCCATCCACGGCCGCCGAATTGCTGCTCCGTCACTTCGACGGCAATGCGTTCGTGGAACTGTCCGCCTTCCTTCGCGATTGGGAGCGATGGGCGGCGGAACTGCTCGAAAGCCACCTGTCCTATCCCGTGCTGGCCTATTACCGGTCGCAACACAGCAATCAGTCATGGCTGGCGGCTCTGACCACCGTCCTGGATGTCAGCGCTCTCGTGATGGTCGGCATCGACGGCGTGCCCGCGCACCAGGCGAAGCTGACGTTCGCGATGGCCCGGCACGCCGTCGTGGATATTGCTCACGTATTCAACACCAGCCCGCATGACCCGCCGCTGGACCGGCTTCCGCCGCATGAGCTCGCGCGGCTGCGGGCAAACTTGAGCTCTCATGGAATCTCGGCGCAGGACGGAAGCAACGACGACGAAAAGCTTCTCGCCCTCCGCCGTATGTACGAACCTTATGTTCATGCGCTCTCGATTTATCTGCTGATGCCTCTTCCGGGCTGGCAGCTGGCGGCCCAATCGGCGGACAACTGGCAGACGAGCGCCTGGGGACGCGTCACTCATGCCTGAAGAACTTAAAGATCGATTTGCATTCGTCATCTTCGGAGGCTCCGGGGACCTCAGTCAGAAGAAGCTGATTCCCGCATTGTGCCGCCTCGCGTCGATGGGATACATGCCGGATCAATATGCAGTACTGGGAACATCCCGCTCCGCAATGACGGACGATGCGTACCGTGACCTGGTCCGCCGCTGGGTTCAGGACCAGGAGGTGGAAAGGCTCCTTCCGTTCGTCTATTACCAGGCAGGCGATACAACCAAACCTGAGAGTTTTGCAGCCGTCAAGGCCAGGCTCGAACAACTCGACAGCCAGCTCGCGCTCGGCGGCAACAGGCTCTTCTATCTGGCGGTCGCGCCCGACCTCGTTCCATCGATCGTCGAACGCCTGCACGAATCCCGGCTGCTGCACGCCGGCCAGAAGTCATGGGTTCGCGTTGTTTTCGAAAAACCGTTCGGCCATGACCTTAAAAGCGCGCAAGATCTGAACGCGGAAATCAAAAAGATGTTGCGCGAAGATCAGATCTTCCGGATCGATCACTATCTGGGCAAGGAAACCGTTCAGAACATTCTGACGTTCCGCTTCGGCAATTCCATTTTCGAGCCGGTTTTCAATCGCACCCACGTCAACAACATTCGGATTACGGTTGCAGAGTCCATCGGCATGGAAGGAAAGCGCGGCGCATATTACGACACCGCCGGCGCGCTGCGGGACATCGTGCAGAATCATGCGCTCCAGCTGTTATGCCTCACGACCATGGAACCGCCGGCAACATTCGATGCGGAAGCCATCCGTGATGAAAAGGTGAAGGTGCTTCGTACACTGCCGGTGATGAGCGCAAACGCCGTTGCGTCGCACACCGTCCGCGGCCAATATAACGGTTATCGCAACGAAGAAGGCGTGAATCCGGAATCGACCACGGAAACCTACGCCGCAATACAGACAACGATTGATAACTGGCGCTGGTCTGGAGTTCCCATCATCATCCAGGCTGGTAAGAAGTTGCCGGCGCGCGTTACCGACATTGAAATTGAATTCAACCAGCCGCCTCTTTGCCTCTTCCGCGAGTTCGCCGAATGTCCGCCGAATCCGAATTCGCTTCTTATCCGGATTCAGCCCAACGAAGGTATCAGCCTTTCCTTCGTATGCAAGCAGCCCGGAACCCGCTTTGCGGTTCAGGATGTGAAGATGGATTTTTCGTACGGCAGCGCCTTTCGGCAGCGATCGCCGGAGGCCTATGAGCGCCTGCTTCTGGACGCATTGCGCGGCGATCCTTCCCTCTTTACGCGGTCCGATGAAGTTGAAGCAGCGTGGCGATTCGTGTCGGCGATTCTCGAAGGCTGGGCCAAGCTCCCAGCGCCTCGATTTCCCAATTATGCCGGCGGCACTTACCCGGCGGAAGCGAACCGTCTCCTGATGCCGGTCCACAGCCTGCGCCAGTAAGGAACGGCCACCGGCAACACCGGTTCATCATCGAGCGCCTTGTAGCTGCGGTTTTTTGCCAGTTGCTTGACCGTGTCGTGGTAGGCGAAGACATTGCAGTGGATGCATCGGTAAAGGGGGACGGAAACTTCAAGGATCGGGACAAAAAGATGATCTGTGGAATTGCAGATCTTTTCGTCAGACATCGATAAATGATGTTAACACATTTTGTCAGCTGCCCTTTTCGCCCTTCTGCTTGGTAAGAAAGAAGATCAGATCCGATTTCGTGATGATGTCGAATCCGGTCGAACGTTTGACCAGAATCGCCGGCGTTTGGTGGTCCATGTTATGAGCGATCTCATCGAGCGCCGTGTCCTCCGAGATCACCGGAAACGGCCGCTCCATATACTCGGCAACCGGCTTATGCTTGGCCACGGGATCGGAAACCAGGATGTCGAGAATCCGCGTCTCGCTGATACTGCCGACCACCGCCCCGCCTTCGATAATCGGCACCTGGGAGATATCGTGCTCCCGCATGAGATTCACGGCCTGCTCGATGGTAATTCCAAGCGGAACCGACACCAGTTTCTCAGCGCGCCGCTGCTTGTCCTGGACCACCTGGCCTGCGCTGACCTTGACCCTCGGCTCGATGAACTGATTCTCGCGCATCCAGTTGTCGTTGTAGATCTTGCTCAGGTAGCGCGTGCCCGAATCCGGAATGATGATGACCATCAAATCGTTTTCAGTGAGCTTATCGGAAGATTTCAGCGCGGCGCAGAGCGCGGCGCCGGCGGACCCTCCGGCAAAGATGCCTTCGTAGCGCGCCAGCTGCCGCGTCAGCAGAAACGCGTCTTTATCGGAGACCGCATGAATCTCGTCGATGACGGAGAAATCCACATTAGCGGGAAGCTCGTCCTGACCGATGCCTTCAATCTTATATGGCTGTACCTGCGGCTTGCGGCCGGTCTTGAACATCTCTGCGAAGATGGATCCCGCCGGATCGGCGCCGATGACGCGAATCTTCGGGTTCTTTTCTTTCAGGAAGCGCGCAGTTCCGGTAATCGTGCCGCCGGTTCCGACGCCGATCACGACATGCGTCACCTTTCCTGCAGTCTGCTCCCAGATCTCGGGCCCGGTCGTCTTGTAATGGGCTTCGAGGTTGGCGGGATTCTCGTATTGATTCGGGAAAACACTGTTCGGGATTTCGCGGCTCAAACGCAGCGCAACGGAGTGATAGCTTCGCGGATCATGATGATCGACCTGAGACGGAGTCACGATCACTTCCGCGCCCAGGGCGCGCAAGGCATCGATCTTCTCCTGGCTCATCTTGTCCGGCATCGTAAAAATGCACTGATAACCTTTGATCGCGGCGGCCAGGGCAAGCCCCATACCGGTGTTTCCGGAAGTGCCTTCGATGATCGTCCCGCCGGGCTTGATTTCCCCGGCGCGTTCGGCGGCCTCGAGCATCGTGATTCCGATGCGGTCTTTGACGCTGCCGCCCGGGTTCATATATTCGAGCTTCGCGAGCACGGTCGCACGCACACCGCGGACCACGCGATTCAGGCGTACCAGCGGCGTGTTGCCGATCACTTCCAGAATGTTGCTGTGCCACACGATATTTTTACGATATCACAAGCGATTCTTCGGCATTATCCGCGGCGGGCAGCGGCCGTAAGCGCCTTCTTGGCTTCCACTTTTTTGGCTTTCCGGGCGGGAGCAACCGTGACTTCCTTGCGGTAATTCTCGAGCGCCCGGGCGAGTTCGGCCTCGACACGCCGGCGCAGTCGGTCCGGTGAGATGACTGTAGCGGAGGATCCAAAGCTGAGGATCCAGGAACCCAATTCGAATTCGCCTCCAACGTGCATCTTCATCGAAATGCGGCCGCCGCCGATTTCGCGCACCTGTTGCGAAGGGTGCCAGACGCGCGACCGGACATATTCGGAAATATCGGAGTTGAAAACGATCTCGACGTCGAAGGGATCTTCCTTCACCACGCCGAATGCGGATTCCAGATAGTTCTCCACCGAGAAGTCCGCGGGTTTGTCGAAAGTGTCGCGGGTCTTCTCGAGACTTTCGATGCGCTCGATGGCGAACGTGCGGATCTGTGTGTATTCCTCGACAAACGCAAACAGATAAAGGCCGCCGCGGAAATACATCAAGCGGTAGGGATGAATCGTGTAGGTTTTTTTCTGCTGGCTGTGAACGGAGTAATACTCCATCCGGACTTTGACTTCTTCTCCGATCGCTTCCATCATGACGCGAATCGTGACCTTGCGATGCTCCAGGTCCTTCGGCGCATCGGCGCGAACGCTGATCATGTTGTCCAGGCTGTCGAGAAACTTGATATTCCGGTCCGGCAAAGCGCTTTCGATTTTCTTGAAGGCGGAGGCAATGTCGTCCGAGAACGGAGGAGCAGCGAGGTTCACCACCAGCTTCTTGCTGAAATACAAGGCAGCGGTTTCCGAAAGAGAAAGGGTGGCCAGCGGCAGACCTTTATATTCGTCGTTCAGCCGCCAATACACTTTCCCGTCGTAGCGTTCGTCGTAGAGCGGAAAGCCGGCCTCCATCAGCGCAGCCAGATCGCGCCGGATCGTTTTGGTCGAGACCACGTGATGCTCGGCCATATCCGCTATCGTGGTCCAGCGGTTCATTTCGATCTGCTTCAACATCGCCCACTGCCGGATCAATTGCGCGTTTCGCCCCATTTGCTTCCCTCTCCTGCCCCGGTTCCTGCCGATTATGGACGGGGTGTCATAAAAACCAGTAGTACCAAATCTTCCGCGGCGGAATTTCTCACGCCATGATCCTGACCCGGTCTCGCAATCACCGCTTCACCCGGATTCAGCTCGCGGTCTTCGCCGGCGATGTGAAAGACTCCCTTGCCCCGCAAAACCAGATAGATCTTATCCGATTCGGCATGGCTGTGGACGCGTTGATCCTGGCCCGGTTTCAGACAATAGAGATCGCAGAAGTATTTCGCCGATTCAAACAGCGGCAGCTTCTGCATCTTCTCGTCCGAAAAACGGACAAATTCTTCAAGGTTCCGAACTTCCATATCCGAGTGCCGCTATTGTATTATGAATGAATATGAGGAAGGACTCGCATTTGACGGAGCTTCCTCGCCGCACTCCGCAACAGGCTCGGGGCGAACGCCGGGTGTCCGAACTTCTGGATGCGACGGCCCACGTGATCGCTGCAGTCGGATACGACGCCGCGACAATGTCCGCGATCGCGGATCGCGCGGGCGCGCCGATCGGCTCGCTTTACCAGTTCTTTCCGAACAAGCCGTCGATTGTTCAGGCGCTCCGCACCCAGTACGTCCAGAAGTTCGAGGAGATGTGGCTGCCTCTGGAAGTCGAAGCGGCGGCGATGGACCTTCCGAATCTGGTGCGCAGGCTGATCGAATCAACCATCCGGTTCGCGGACGAGAATCCCGCATTTCCGGCCCTGCTCGACGCGCCTTCGAGCACGCGCACTCCGGCAGCGATCCGGAAGATCATCAAAGAACGCCTTGCCGCCTGTTTGCGCGCCTGCCTGCCGAGATTGCCGCAGCGAAAAGCGCTCGAACTGGCAACCGTGACACTTCAGATGCTGAAGGCCATGAATCAGCTTTATGCCGAAGTTCCTCTACCGGAGAAGCGCGGCGTCGTTCAGGAATTCAAGATCGCGGTGCTCTCTTATCTCAACGTGAGAACGAATAAATAATATGAACCCTGTCTGTAATGCTGCCCGTTCTGGTCTGCTGTTTTCAGCGTTGGTTATGCTGATTCTCGACGGCTGCTCGACAAAAGCCGCCAATTCCAGTGCTCCTCCGCCGACGAAGGTCGGCGTTGTCGAAGTCATACAGAAAGATGTTCCGGTATACGGCGACTGGGTGGCCACCCTCGATGGAAACGTCAATGCCAATATCCAACCGCAAGTGT from Terriglobia bacterium includes the following:
- a CDS encoding CHAT domain-containing protein, whose translation is QVEAVLKKLRGEADADALLSELGSVLIEPVSNLLDPNRTLVIIPDRALHGLPFSALRRPGDGRYLIQEFPVVVSPSLTHFLAANERIPDTPRNAIVEFGSQNGGASELKELNALAMLYKSSTLYSGQQVNKATFLGAMNKAEIFHYAGHSATDAIDPLRSSILLDGNRSGPNSVTAVDISRQRLPGNAVVILSSCDSSVGNSRDGIGVRGLTSAFLIGGAGSVVGSLWPVEGSSTADLMIQFHRAFALDHMPVAQALRTAQLSFLQSTPERAHPYYWSGFVVTGNFSALR
- a CDS encoding cyclic nucleotide-binding domain-containing protein is translated as MKADGIWGNIFNWGTRKESLAETLQNVPLFHDLTPKELRILDRVVHVRMYEAGEPVFVETEPGAGMYVIRSGRIDIVLQHRSENRLILAELGTGDFFGEMALLGDTSRSATAVARERSELIGFFHPDLIEIINLHPGMGAKISLGLAQTLAERLRYTNAQLRDIWQIRGPNEESVR
- a CDS encoding AI-2E family transporter, with the protein product MKNLFGEGPVRLLAFAGLIVALVLAFFAVKVLLVPFVAALFAAYLFDPIIVILQRRGMDRGKAFLLLLGITFAGVITLLALMPQWLRLEAVNSSSTTFANRLSQQLGEVENKVDSKLPMLQSVHIGDQVTAKATAVGSRLFEQLPGLVTSFLLNLILVPFIAYFMVRDGKTLKRHVVELVPNRYFEMSLIMFNRIDEQIGGYLRGRLIECILVGVTQALCMGIASVFVDQRYILLISAVCGITNMIPYLGPVMGTVFGAFLYLGTGLPLNSIYGLVAAAAGAHVMDNIFIAPAVLSHNVDLHPLTVALVLVIGGELLGTLGLLIAIPVASTIKVIGQEFYANYQLQVRT
- a CDS encoding PLP-dependent cysteine synthase family protein, coding for MNPFAMIPIEQRYAGFHERYPALNLIGNTRMVEILCFKEELPEVRIYAKAEYANPGGSLKDRPVRRMLLEALIEGKVGKGQVVLDSSSGNAGIAYAMLGAMMNLPITIVVPGNASKERKLRIQAHGAKLIQTDPLEGYDEALREGHRIAEHEPGKYFHCDQYANDNNWMSHFETTAPEILAQTGGQLTHFVAGIGTGGTITGVGRRLKKDLPGVEIVQIVPEDFPGIEGLKPLENPGDIIPKILDKSVIDEKVKVSSTDAAKMCALLARHGFFAGQSSGAYLHGVYETARRIRKGVIVTLLNDIGERYMSTQLWER
- a CDS encoding potassium channel family protein, with protein sequence MRILAVLGSISIIVIILWDAFEVIILPRRVTRKFRLARFFYRGTWVPWKWWAERMTKRPRREVFLSFYGPVSLVFLLIVWASGLILGFALLHRSLDTPMKIEDGSRGFLTDLYFSGSTFFTLGVGDVLVKGWTGRALTILQAGLGLGFLAIVIGYLPVLYQAFSRRELNISLLDARAGSPSTAAELLLRHFDGNAFVELSAFLRDWERWAAELLESHLSYPVLAYYRSQHSNQSWLAALTTVLDVSALVMVGIDGVPAHQAKLTFAMARHAVVDIAHVFNTSPHDPPLDRLPPHELARLRANLSSHGISAQDGSNDDEKLLALRRMYEPYVHALSIYLLMPLPGWQLAAQSADNWQTSAWGRVTHA
- the zwf gene encoding glucose-6-phosphate dehydrogenase, producing MPEELKDRFAFVIFGGSGDLSQKKLIPALCRLASMGYMPDQYAVLGTSRSAMTDDAYRDLVRRWVQDQEVERLLPFVYYQAGDTTKPESFAAVKARLEQLDSQLALGGNRLFYLAVAPDLVPSIVERLHESRLLHAGQKSWVRVVFEKPFGHDLKSAQDLNAEIKKMLREDQIFRIDHYLGKETVQNILTFRFGNSIFEPVFNRTHVNNIRITVAESIGMEGKRGAYYDTAGALRDIVQNHALQLLCLTTMEPPATFDAEAIRDEKVKVLRTLPVMSANAVASHTVRGQYNGYRNEEGVNPESTTETYAAIQTTIDNWRWSGVPIIIQAGKKLPARVTDIEIEFNQPPLCLFREFAECPPNPNSLLIRIQPNEGISLSFVCKQPGTRFAVQDVKMDFSYGSAFRQRSPEAYERLLLDALRGDPSLFTRSDEVEAAWRFVSAILEGWAKLPAPRFPNYAGGTYPAEANRLLMPVHSLRQ
- a CDS encoding cystathionine beta-synthase; the protein is MWHSNILEVIGNTPLVRLNRVVRGVRATVLAKLEYMNPGGSVKDRIGITMLEAAERAGEIKPGGTIIEGTSGNTGMGLALAAAIKGYQCIFTMPDKMSQEKIDALRALGAEVIVTPSQVDHHDPRSYHSVALRLSREIPNSVFPNQYENPANLEAHYKTTGPEIWEQTAGKVTHVVIGVGTGGTITGTARFLKEKNPKIRVIGADPAGSIFAEMFKTGRKPQVQPYKIEGIGQDELPANVDFSVIDEIHAVSDKDAFLLTRQLARYEGIFAGGSAGAALCAALKSSDKLTENDLMVIIIPDSGTRYLSKIYNDNWMRENQFIEPRVKVSAGQVVQDKQRRAEKLVSVPLGITIEQAVNLMREHDISQVPIIEGGAVVGSISETRILDILVSDPVAKHKPVAEYMERPFPVISEDTALDEIAHNMDHQTPAILVKRSTGFDIITKSDLIFFLTKQKGEKGS
- a CDS encoding WYL domain-containing protein, giving the protein MGRNAQLIRQWAMLKQIEMNRWTTIADMAEHHVVSTKTIRRDLAALMEAGFPLYDERYDGKVYWRLNDEYKGLPLATLSLSETAALYFSKKLVVNLAAPPFSDDIASAFKKIESALPDRNIKFLDSLDNMISVRADAPKDLEHRKVTIRVMMEAIGEEVKVRMEYYSVHSQQKKTYTIHPYRLMYFRGGLYLFAFVEEYTQIRTFAIERIESLEKTRDTFDKPADFSVENYLESAFGVVKEDPFDVEIVFNSDISEYVRSRVWHPSQQVREIGGGRISMKMHVGGEFELGSWILSFGSSATVISPDRLRRRVEAELARALENYRKEVTVAPARKAKKVEAKKALTAAARRG
- a CDS encoding cupin domain-containing protein, yielding MEVRNLEEFVRFSDEKMQKLPLFESAKYFCDLYCLKPGQDQRVHSHAESDKIYLVLRGKGVFHIAGEDRELNPGEAVIARPGQDHGVRNSAAEDLVLLVFMTPRP
- a CDS encoding TetR/AcrR family transcriptional regulator produces the protein MTELPRRTPQQARGERRVSELLDATAHVIAAVGYDAATMSAIADRAGAPIGSLYQFFPNKPSIVQALRTQYVQKFEEMWLPLEVEAAAMDLPNLVRRLIESTIRFADENPAFPALLDAPSSTRTPAAIRKIIKERLAACLRACLPRLPQRKALELATVTLQMLKAMNQLYAEVPLPEKRGVVQEFKIAVLSYLNVRTNK